GCCTAGTCTCGGGGTGTGTAGCATGTCTGGATATGAGACGTCCGGATACGGGAGGGATTACTGTATTCCCTTTTAAATATTCACTTGTGCTACCAGTAATTTTTTTAGTTGCACTGTAGCACTTTCTGTGCcaaataatcaaaataataagTAATCATTCACCATACCAAAAATATAGGTGATGGATATATTTATGTATTGGATATTCAAAATATGgctatttttcagtatttttattattaaaatTGTAAATTATAAATGCATATAAGCACATATATATTATTAATTCCAGGCAAGTGAATCATCTCGACTTCACGCTGTTGACCGTCTCAACACTTCATGTGATTCTGCTGCCATCCTACGCCCTGGGGATCGCCAGCCGCTTTATGCCAATGCTCCTCCCAAGCCCAAAAGACTGAACTCCTCACGGGACTACAGCACCTCTCCTGAACGCTCCCCAGAAAGGGATGATCAGACTCCACGATCATACACAGATCGTGGTGAGGGAGGCAGTGACGCAGGGTGCAGCGGAGGTATTGAGTCCCGTAGTGTCCACTACCATCCTCCCACTGCTGAGCGAAGGACCCCTGATGCTTATGGAGTAGCAGCAGGTGGAAGTCGTGGTGACTATGAAGATGTGTATGGAGATAGTAACGAATCAAACTCTATACCACACAGTTCAGTGCGGAGAACAGATCAGCGAGACTCCTTTGCTTCATCAAGGAGTGGAGGAACAAGATTATCGGAAGAGTTACAACTGTCAGATCCATTGAGATCTAAATTTTGCCGACAAGAAGACACATTGCCAAGGGATTCACACTATCGTCACTACCCAAAAGGACCACCTCGTCCACACAGTGCAGATTTTCTTGAGTACGATCGAAGGCACGGGAGCAGCGAGATGTGGTCTTACAGGCGTGGGAGTGGTGGTGAACTGCAACGGCATAATGAAACAAGACCGAAGTCATCTGTTGGTCAGGCTGAATCAGATCATTGGTCTGAGGAAAATTATGCCCAGAAAATGCGACAATCATCATTGtatcactcacacatacacagtaGGTCAGCCATGCGCTATTCCCCTGCAGGACCAGCTGAAAGTCCTGCCAGTGACCACCACCACATGCACAGTAGTCTCAGTAGTCATAGTAATGGGTCTCAGCGTGTTCCTCCAGCTGGGGCCGCCACACCAGATCTCTACACCCCTCACAAGCCCACACCCACATCAGTCAGTACAACAAATAGCTGGAGGCGAGGAGCTGGTCAAGAATCAACTGAAATTCCAAAGCTAGACACTACTGTAGATATGAAGGCTGACTTGAAACCTTATCCCAGACACGACCCGAGGCAGGCTCCTCCTCGACAAGAGACAAGGCATAGCCACCGACCTGATCCGTCACTTGATCACAGAACTTACAGCCATGAGGATGCTGTCCCAAAGCTTGAAGTTTCTCCTAACACCACCCTCAACAGTGTTCCCACCCCACCAGGCAGCTACCAAAGCAGTGCCTCTCCAAATGGCAGTGTAAATAACAACTTCATGAGGTCTGCTTCAGCAAGACTGCCTCGTCAGCACCTGCAAGAGGACTTGATAAACACTTCACTCCCAGATGACAACTCAGATGGAGATACAAGGAAGATTCAACAGGTAAGCAGAATGTTATCAACTTTAATGAAATTTTATGAGTgaggaaaattaaaaaagtaAAGTTGCTATAgatgacaaggaaaagaaagaggtttACTTTGTTATTCAGAATTTGTCtgcattattctatttatcaTAATTTGCTGGAATGCATATTAAAACAGTGCCAGATTCTAAAATGCATCTTATTTATTGCAAGTTGAGTAGGTGTTCATTCACACTGTTACCTTTGGTAGATGTAGTGACTTTACAGGCCACTCTCAGCTGTTTCTTATGAGTATGCTCTCAGTTTAGTTGTAAACTTTGTGATTACATGTCTGCTTATTCTGTCTGATCCCCAAAAATATGACAAACATTCATTGATCCTTTGAAACAAAAAAATGTTATGATAGTATTTAGGGTTTACATATCAGCCATCATGATTAAAGCCCTGTTTGACAAAGAGAGCCAGGTATGGTTTTGAGATTTAAGATTCAGGAAGATTTTTCAGTGTTAGAGTAGAAAAGATTGTCATGTCAAACAACTTTCACATACTGTTTATTGCTGCTCCAAACTCTAATGGTGGTTATGTATTTGCTAGCGAGAGGAGTCCATGAAGCGGCTGCTGGAGTGGAAGCAGCGGATGCTTCAGTCTCCCCTCACTCGTAAACCCAACGCTCGCCCTGATGGCACCACAACGCCACAGCCCCGGACCAACAATGAAGCATACCGGCAGCAGGTGGGTGGCACTGGTGCATTGGCCTTCTGTCTCAGCTAAAGGATATGGAAATGTTCAAATAGTTATGTAATAGGAATGCCTTTCTGAATTTGTTTATTAGTTTCTTGATATATTTTTCTATCCatctgtatatatctttttatcagTATATCAATAAGTGTAAATGCTTTTGCAATACCCTTTATTTTAGAGAGCAGGAACCACCACTTTTCAAAGCACTTGAAAAATTGATCCAATTGGCAATAAATGTGTTTCCAACAACCTACCTGGGAATAAAACTCTGGTCCTTGAGGCACAAAGGGGGCTCTAGCAACATATAGTATCCCACATCTTAAGATCTTCATGGGCCTTATTTGCATCTTGGGCCATTATatagcttcccttcctttcaggtCACTTTCCTTGTGCTTAACTTTTTCTTAAGTTACACTTCTTCACATCACATTTTTCATGGTAGTAACACCTGAGACCCCCCTTTATAAATGTGAGCCATTCAGTTTCCTACTCCTACATGTGGAGACACACATCACAAGAATGGATACCACCACCAGCCACCACTATCATATTTGCCATTTCTCAAAGCACATGAGAAATTATTGTACTAGGGAATAAATGTTTCTCCAACAAACTGCCCAGAAATAGAACCCAGGCTCTTGAGCTGTGAGGAAGACTCAGGCATCAAGTCAAAGGGTACCTCATGGCTTAAGGCCTCCATAGTCCTCATCCACATCTCATAACCCTAATCGCAGATTTAAACAATGAGATTTATGTTTAAAAATGAGTGTGCGTGAACCTGAAAGCACTGATGATGTCACTACTTCAGGCAGAATACAGAGTAAACCCTTATGACTAATGTATAATTACATTCTCATAATTGTCTTTCCTGGTGGTTGAATGAGTGAAGCATGGTGCTCTAAGATAGTTTTGAACTGTaaagaatgaatgaggatgactttgtgaagAGAGTATATTTATAAGGCCAAAACTGAGCAAGACAATTTTAGGGGGAGGCTGCCAGTGAAATGAATCGATAGAGTGGATGAATAATGGAGAGGCAGTTGATAGACAAGGGATTGAGTATGTTGATGGTGAGTGCCAGAGAAAGGAAAGTTGGAGACACTTTTGCCTTGGCCACCCCCTTGAGGGAAGTTTCCTTGAAGGAGCAGGGCACTGAAGATATAGACAGATGGTGGATATTTTGCTAATGTTAAAATTATTATTTTTCCAGGTGCTAAATGAACTTGCAAATCAAGAAGCAAGAACAAAAGTCTTGCAGAACCACTCTCACTCTCAGAACTACCTGGCCAGTGAAGAAACAAGCCCACTGCCACACCCAGGCTCCTTAGCAGGGCAGTCTTTTGGGTACTCTGGCAGTATGGGTGTCTCCCCAAGTCAGACCCCAGTTCAGAATAACTGGGCACCTGGTAACCATAGTGCAAATACAGGAGCTGTACAGTTCAGTGGCTCCAATCCAGGTGGGCTGTACCTCTCACCTGGTGTGCCCAGCGAGCGCCCAGCTCCTCAGGGCGGCTCCTGCCCAACAGGGTCAGATAGTGGAAGCAGCAAAAAGAGAGATGGCCGTCGAGAAACATCGAGAACCAGGCATGTGAGCGGTGATGCTCGACGATCAACCTCAGCCTCTCGGTACAACAGTTACTCATCAGATGAAGAAGGTAAGAACTTTATTATTTGTCTTTTAAACACAAATATCAAATCAGTTTTGTATTAATTTCTTGTTGTTGTCAAGTAGTTGTCATGTCTTGCTGCATAGTACAGTGGATTCTAGAATGTATTTATTGTACAACATACCTTATTGCATTCTGTACAGACATAACTTGTAGTGGTACTAATGACTAAAACATAGGTAGGCTCTACCATTATAAGATCAATCCGAAAGTCTTTTTGAGGGTGTACCTGGTGGGAAGCATTCATGTGACATGGATGTACATATGTCTGCAACTCTGTGCTGTATTTACCTTTGGATCCTTTTTTATAATCTGATGGACTGTGGTAGCCTGAGAAATAACACAATATCTAAATATGATGTAAACAATATGAAAATAGGTAAaacttatttttctttaaatATTAAAACACAGGGTATGGTGCATGTTGACAAAGGTTTGGGTGTTAGTCTCAAGCTCTTTAACATATTGTTTAGTTAAGCTGAAAACCATTTTCACGATAGCAGAGTCTTCATACTTTTCTGGTTGGCTTGGTGTGTAGcacctattttctttcctttccaaaaTGATTTTGAAAACATTTATGATCTAAATCCTGTTTGTAGTCATAAAACTAAAACAATGAAATAGCATGCTGATCTCTTGCTTGAATACTTCGTGTCTGAACTCTTTTATGGGGATGAACTCCTGGTCCTTGCATGGACCAGTCATCTTGCAGTATGCTTTCTCTTCTGGAAAATGCCTCTTGCCAACTAATCAGTAACCATCTGGAGCAAAAAGTGACCCAATAATGCGCATGCCAAGGCAGCCTTTGCCTATAGAACATTTCTTGAATTCTTGCTCTTGGACCCTGAAACTGATAACCCGCAACTCACACGCATGAAAGAAGGCTTACTAACACATGACCATGCCTGGCCCCAAGTTCTCATGGCTGACTGAAATGTGGCACACAGATCTGCTGGAGGAACGGGAAACACGGAAAAGGACGCGACGAAACTCAAGAAGAAGTAGCACAGATCTGAGTCGTGAATCCAGGAAGCTTGTGATGCCTGCAGACGGCTGTAAAAGTTTTGTGGATGATGACAGACTCCAAGGATCCCCAGGGAACTTTGCCAGTGAACAGTCACATGCCAATCAATATGTGCCAGAAGAAACTTCTTTTATCAGTACATCAAAGTCGTCTCCTGATTATGTGAATATTAATGTTGTGAGTGAATCCCAGGAGGGCAGAACTTCCAATATGATTAGGAACACAACAGGCagtgtagaaaataaaataagtgaaAGAACAGTGAGTCAGAGGGCTGAACCTGTGTTTATTGAAAACCATGAAGGATATGATGAAGTGAAAAGGTTTGACCAGCAATCTCAAGATGCACAACAGCATCTCAGTGTTTCTAGAACTTGTGAGCAAAGTTTTGTGTACAGTGATCAGATATATGCTGCAAGAGACCCATATTATGTGTCTGATGTGCAACTACCTGCTATGAATGATAAATTTGAAGAAGATAGGAGTGATATTTCTTCAAGCACTGGACTTAAGAGAGAATATGATAGTTCCTATGGTGCACAGAATACTGTTCAGGGGAAGTACAAGATAAATAATGATTCATTTGAAATCAGTGAGTacaatggagaaaaaatatttattgatAGTAAAAACTTCCACCATGATACATCTCCAGCGAGAGAGGAGAGTTTAGAGAACAGTGTTGGATATGCTTCCTTTGATTCTCACATGAGTCACAAGCCAGATAATGTCACGTTACATGCATCTCAGAAGTGTACTGCTCAAGATGATGCCACATCTACTGGCAAGTACTCTGACAGTGGCTATGACACACTACGAGCAGAAATGTCACTTCAtcgggatgaaagaaggaatggtAGACCCGGTGCACTGTGGGCGCCAGACACTCTGGAGAGCAGCCCTGAGTGTTCCAGTGTGGTGCGGAGGCGAGGCTTTGACCCCACCGGAAGGAGACCAGAAACCTGGAGTCCTGAAAAATTTGACCGATCATGGAACACAATTGATGCTGATTTGAAATCAAAGGTAGATGAATCAAAGGTTGTGAAAGAGTACAGTTATGAGTACATTACCCCAGAGAAAGACAATGACACAACATCCCAAGACAACTTTACTAATAATAACCACACTCCAAAGAAATCAACATCACCCTTAGCATGCCTAGAGAGTCCCAAAATGGTGCAAGAAACTCAACATCAAGCTCAGAATTTAGTTCAAGATCGCATTAAGAAATTTACTTCAAAGGCTTCAGAAACTAAAGAAACTTTTTCAAATCTTTATCCTGGAGAGCATCATATGAATCTTAACAGATATGGAGActcaaataaaaacaataaaatgatcTGTATAAATTCTGAAGTCCCAAATTTTAGGGAACCCCTCAAGGAACCCTTGAAGCCTCTCTCCCCTCAAATCAGGAGTTCTGAGGCACTTGTCTCCCCTCTGAAAGCTGAATTTGCTACATCTGAGTCTACTGTAGTAACAGCACAAGAAGCTCAGGTTAAGAATGTGTCAGAttacaagaggagagaagaggtgttGGGGCCTCCATTCCCTGAGGAAGGTTCTCTCTCCAATACCAGGCTCACCTCTGGCTCTGAGCCCTCAAGCATGGAGTACAGGGAGCTTCGTAGTCCACAAGATATAATGGATTCAAGGCTGAGCCGTACAAATATCAGGAAGTTTTTGTTTGATGATGATAGTCGACCTGAAGAACCTAAAGTTGAGCCTCAGACAAACCCTATAAAGCCACCCCTCATGAAGAAGCCAATCCAAACTCGTTCAGTTAAAGCCCTTTTGAAGAACTTTGAAGAAAAGTCTATAGAACACATGGAAAGAGTAAATCTGAGTCAGGATTCTTCAAGGAAGAAATTCCATAGTGATTCTGAGATGCTATCTAATGAAAGTTCAAGTGATGAAGGACAGTGTGAAGATTTATATTCTACTGCCCCTGAAAAAAATATCATATCTCCAACAACCTCAGTTTTAGCAGACCTTCGAAAATCTGCTGATGACAAGAAGGATGATATGGGTCCACTTGTGCCCCCACCCAGACCTCCAAAGAAACCAACTTTAGGTGGGGAAATGGATGCTGTGGTAACTCCAGTAACTCCTGGCTACTTGAGACTGAGTCTTACAGAATCTATTCAGGAATCTCTCAAGGTGCAAGAAGATAGTGAGAGTGGTGCTGATGAACCCAGCTGGATGGATACAATGCTCAACAGTGAACAAAGCAAACTCTGCAGTCAACTCCCCAGTAATGGGGACTCTGTAGTAATTGATTTAGATAAACCTCCAGAGGAAGAggcccctccaccaccccctatGTATCTTCCCAATGGTGAGGCCCAGAGTCCAGTCATGAGACCTAATCCTTACACTGAAGAGAACTACTTGCCTATGAGCCCTCCTAAGAAGCTTAGCCATGGCTCCAGTATGCTTGCTCCTGCCAGCTCATGTAGCAGCCTAAGCAGCAAGCACCATCCTACTCCAGAGCCCATCTATCCAGATGCTTTTGCAAAGACTGAATATGAAGAACACACTTATATTGAAATGAGTGGAGATGCCTCATCCAGCGGGGCCTCCATTCTAGCCCCAGGTGGGCATCCCAGGTTTGACTTTAGCAGGATGGCATTAAATGAGCATATGTTTCCTCCTGAAAGTCCCAGGTATTATGAAATAAGTGACAAAGATGAATGCCAGCACTATGAATATATTTACAAAGGCCAGTCTCATTACGAAGCCATTTATATGGAAGTTCCAAATACTGAGAAAGAGAGCACAGTGGATAATGAAAAACCTGAGATTCCAAGTAAGCCAGATGAACTTAAAGCACAGCTTAATGCAGATAGAAACTATGCCTCAGATGCTGGTTTAAACTCTTCTCTTAATAAACTGGATTTAAAATCTCAGTCTAATGCATCTTCAGATGCTGATGATGAAGCTTCCAAGGATTTAGAGAGCCTTGACCCTCCCCGCAATCCTCGCTTCAGCTTATCAGACACCTTCAGACCAGCGTCTTACTATCTCAGTGGTGCAGAACCATCTAGTGATCCTGATGCCCAAGACTCTTCTGACTCAGACCTTGTACCTCCTCCCCCAATACCCATGAGTCCACCACCTTTAGATGACCTTGACACTGGGGGACCCAAAGCCAAAAATTTTGATTTTGATAACCTGGAGACCCCAGATCCTCCTCTACATTTACGAAATGCCCTGAGCTCTTCCAGGTCTTTAAGAGTTGGTCAGAACAATTTGAGGGATGATCTCAATTCCTCCAGGTCATCgattggaaaagagaagagaatatttGAAAAGTCTGACTCACAATCAAGTCTTCATGTAGACAAGTTGAAAAGAAGACCGGTCTTTGAAGAGACACTCGAAAGTCTTCATGATGATGACAACTTCATTCTTAGGTCTGAGGATAGGTATCCAGCTTCAGCAGCCTATCCAGAGGACTGTTCATTGCCAGCAGCTGATAAATTTCAGCGGGACAGAAGGAAGCCTTTTCCACAGTGTGCTGAAGATGTTCTCCTCCCTGGTGACAAGCACGAACCCTCTGCTCGTCCCAAGTCTGCACTAGATCATAATTCATCCTTTCAGGGGAATTTAGATACATCATACTCATCAAATAATATTGAAAACCCATATGTAAATGAAGCCTTCCAGCAAAGCTTGATTCAGTCAAGTAACTCTTATCAGAGTGTTCCAGATGGAAGAGAATATTGTAATGTCCCGCCCAATGCAAAGGTGTTCTCACAGCCAGAGAGGGAAAGGTCAAGTTCCACTGGATCTCGGCCAAAGTCCCCAGACCCCTATGCAGAACGAAATGAGCTTTCCACTTACCAGAATGTACCTGCACCAAAAACATCCTTGTCCACAACAAATTCTCCTCTGACAACATCAATTAGTGTTGAGCCAACAGGGTCACCTATGATTGATGCTCTGCGTGGTGTTCACAGCCCCGTACTTCACCTGCAGCCAAGTCATCAAAGAACATCGTCAGAGGCCTCCTCACGCAGTGTGGTGAGTCCTACAGCCAGCGTGGTGTCAGGTGGAGGGGGTGTGGCACCCATACACCTTAGAGCCACATCTAATGCCTCAGTTGGCAGTGAAACCAGTCCACGTTCTGCCCCGTATTATTACTCTGATGTAATCCGTGATGACACAGCAGCCATGGCAGATAGCATAGTTGGCACTCCACGATCGCGGTCTTACCAGCTCAATAACCAGCGAGATCTGGAAGCCAACAAAAGACAAGACATTGGAAGAAAAGTCAATCAAATCAGCAGTGCTTCTGATTTTGAACAGAGACGAGAAAGATTAGCACATGAGTTAAGGACCTCAATGGAGTTTCTTGAAGGTAAAACCGTGTCATCACCTGACGAACGAAATGTGTATGACTCTGATACTCTGCGTAAAATGAAGCGACGTGCCTACACTCCTGACCCAGAGCTGGATGCCAAAAATGTGTTCCCCCACGGCCTTTCCATCAAAACAGACAGCCCTCCTCTTGGGCCTCCAATGGGTCATCGAAGAACACGTTCCTTGGAGGGTCTCCTGGAtgatcctcctcgtcctttcttgGGAGAGCCCAACAATGTTCAAAATCCCCATGAAGTAAATAAAACTTGTGGTGGAGGCCCATCTCAGGGATCCAACTGGGCTAACACCGCAGCCTTCCCTAGTGTGCACCCAGCACAGATAGGTGTGAGAGGTGGTGCAGGAGCCTCCTTCAACCCAGGCTCCAATGCTTCTCCACATGCAGCAGTCACTCCGAATCGAGGGGCATTTTCTCAACTAACTAGTCAACGAGCATCAGTAAGCAGCCTTCACAGTAGTGGAAGCTTGCCTCAGAGAACAACTTCTCCTTATGCTGCGTCACCTCTCCCTGTGTCGCCTGTGCCCCCTTACCAAGTGGGTAGCCGTGACAGTCTTGTCAGCAGGGAAAGCTCAGCAAGTCGTTTCTCAGGCTATGATCCCCGAGTCAGTCAGGAGCTGCGTAGTCCATCCAACCACGAAACGCTACACGAAGAGCAAGATTGGGAAGACGACACTCAGTGGCGTGAACAACTTCGCAGAGCCTCTTTGCGTCACACAAGGTCGCTAGAAACTCTTGACGATGGAAGGCCGCGACGAGGCGGTGACGGCGCCAGCCGAGAGGCGCGACCTCCAGCCAAGCTCAGTGTACCGAGTAACACGTGTCAGGTACCTCCAGGATCCAACCAGCAGAGACTCCAGCAACTCCACTGGGACGAGTATACAGTCGATTATAGGGAAGGACGCCTCTGCTCAAACCAGTACCGGAATAATGGTGCTCTTCACTCCGAGACTTTGGAAAGAACGCGCCGCGGCCTCACCTGCCTCGAGGGTTACGAGTGGGATGAGGCGGAGGAAAAGTTCAAGAAGCCAGGCCAGCCCGGGCGTCCCCAGCAGCCTCTACCACAGGCGCCACCCAACTCTGTACAGCACCAGCCTTTTTTAGTCGACGGCCTCCCACCTTCACCCGGGACGGAGGGCGAGGAGCAGCGTCATTGCCAGGTCAGCCCGGCGCCGCCCCCCGCCCAcgcgcctccctccccgcctccgcAACTTCAGCATCATTTTTTAGCGGGCGGCGGTGAGGGCTCGGACGCGTCCTCGGGGGTAGGAGGGAGGCCCCCTGGTGACTTCCAGGGGCGGGAAGAGCCCCCGGCTGCCTCGCCCGTAGTATGTCCAATACCACAGGACGCCGCCTCCACACAACCTGTGCCTGATGTTATCCCGCCACACGGTGAGTACCAAAAACCGCCTCACCTGTGTTAAACTAGAGGATCTTCATAAGATGTGCTGCTGCTCCACGTACTGAGGTACTCTGAAAGGGACACAATTCATTAGAAAACGGCAGATTCTCCATTATCTGCTCCTTTAAGCCCTACCCCAATGTAATTACAGCATCCACTTATTTTCAAGACATATCTTTTGTATACGAATGAAGATTACTTGCGTAGAAGAAATGTTTGGTCAAACTTTTCAGGCTTTGAGATAATTAAACTATCTGGTTTCTTTAGGATGCATTTCTCAATCATCATGAATATGGCCGCTCAACTGAGAGGGATTCATATTAATGATTTTGTTCTCATTCAAAACCTGTCGTATTGAAAGTCTTCGTCGTTGGGAATGGTATTGTCTAAGAATACACTCATGGGCATCACAAGCCACCTCACTCATCACAGTCACCTCTACGGGGCATGTCCCTCTTGCTATTCATGGCTCAGAGGGGAATAGACCTTCACAAAGCTCAGATGTTCCTACCCTATTATTACTATGCTAGTAATCCTCTTACAGATGATCATTTATAGCTCGTGAAAATGCGAGACTCGCCTGGCAACAGACATTTAAATgttaaatgtatatatgtaatacATTACAACCAGCTATCAGTGTCATCGTGGGAGT
Above is a window of Eriocheir sinensis breed Jianghai 21 chromosome 8, ASM2467909v1, whole genome shotgun sequence DNA encoding:
- the LOC126995740 gene encoding uncharacterized protein LOC126995740 isoform X3, which encodes MEKTNTSLTSRIPIPRHRGPQSLPLTVPRHTLSQPRSGTLSVQSDPAASCPRPGASSINKRSEEELHVSHVPRSRLSCPWLLETPTSGYTAPRRSVYAAIVSVGSEGGRPPGYYAQQTAFSTAPLGLPSHTRKYTVAGGPGSNTYLKNVNFSGQSLLEAFTSQPRWRRTVCEGRGFSLPSLPEEDGNAYRLRSSSVVMGTQAFSMNSQKVNNIEKAEKMKTRTMGISCDNVNREEVRHNIENSRKIKAIEDLQGCLKTRDGTGDKEAMPDIKSSGSSKRVSFSSGKQPESPTVVLPGARARLSYVEPEWYANKAVERLPYTKKRSSWAAGEILHKGLPTSVCQATVVLNNRRVSWGHRSRSSSSERLTLYPRTASCVNIPKCKKRLSWASSEKRRFSWAPGHVPTDTQDPEDHRRYSFAGEESRRSAIRMGTRSLGAPLTPPPPRCPRHPLRPVPPPVCGRPTHDLYTSHNRQETTLVHPITHKSAVQAEAIPPPPPAAAARCEATSATPVPSSLNNQEQRKAGGRRRGGSWVKTPGARRPEVAPVTHQGWLYKQGADGLHLWKKRWFVLSEYCLYYYKGPEEDKVLGSLPLPSFKISPVDSEDRVYRRHAFKAEHQNTRTYYFAAETREQMAHWMNALSLASILQKDTSIEEKCSSSSSARRSERPSVSSLASTASPSADESDSGFHGYRSRRYRSPDGRSLDEASESSRLHAVDRLNTSCDSAAILRPGDRQPLYANAPPKPKRLNSSRDYSTSPERSPERDDQTPRSYTDRGEGGSDAGCSGGIESRSVHYHPPTAERRTPDAYGVAAGGSRGDYEDVYGDSNESNSIPHSSVRRTDQRDSFASSRSGGTRLSEELQLSDPLRSKFCRQEDTLPRDSHYRHYPKGPPRPHSADFLEYDRRHGSSEMWSYRRGSGGELQRHNETRPKSSVGQAESDHWSEENYAQKMRQSSLYHSHIHSRSAMRYSPAGPAESPASDHHHMHSSLSSHSNGSQRVPPAGAATPDLYTPHKPTPTSVSTTNSWRRGAGQESTEIPKLDTTVDMKADLKPYPRHDPRQAPPRQETRHSHRPDPSLDHRTYSHEDAVPKLEVSPNTTLNSVPTPPGSYQSSASPNGSVNNNFMRSASARLPRQHLQEDLINTSLPDDNSDGDTRKIQQREESMKRLLEWKQRMLQSPLTRKPNARPDGTTTPQPRTNNEAYRQQVLNELANQEARTKVLQNHSHSQNYLASEETSPLPHPGSLAGQSFGYSGSMGVSPSQTPVQNNWAPGNHSANTGAVQFSGSNPGGLYLSPGVPSERPAPQGGSCPTGSDSGSSKKRDGRRETSRTRHVSGDARRSTSASRYNSYSSDEEDLLEERETRKRTRRNSRRSSTDLSRESRKLVMPADGCKSFVDDDRLQGSPGNFASEQSHANQYVPEETSFISTSKSSPDYVNINVVSESQEGRTSNMIRNTTGSVENKISERTVSQRAEPVFIENHEGYDEVKRFDQQSQDAQQHLSVSRTCEQSFVYSDQIYAARDPYYVSDVQLPAMNDKFEEDRSDISSSTGLKREYDSSYGAQNTVQGKYKINNDSFEISEYNGEKIFIDSKNFHHDTSPAREESLENSVGYASFDSHMSHKPDNVTLHASQKCTAQDDATSTGKYSDSGYDTLRAEMSLHRDERRNGRPGALWAPDTLESSPECSSVVRRRGFDPTGRRPETWSPEKFDRSWNTIDADLKSKVDESKVVKEYSYEYITPEKDNDTTSQDNFTNNNHTPKKSTSPLACLESPKMVQETQHQAQNLVQDRIKKFTSKASETKETFSNLYPGEHHMNLNRYGDSNKNNKMICINSEVPNFREPLKEPLKPLSPQIRSSEALVSPLKAEFATSESTVVTAQEAQVKNVSDYKRREEVLGPPFPEEGSLSNTRLTSGSEPSSMEYRELRSPQDIMDSRLSRTNIRKFLFDDDSRPEEPKVEPQTNPIKPPLMKKPIQTRSVKALLKNFEEKSIEHMERVNLSQDSSRKKFHSDSEMLSNESSSDEGQCEDLYSTAPEKNIISPTTSVLADLRKSADDKKDDMGPLVPPPRPPKKPTLGGEMDAVVTPVTPGYLRLSLTESIQESLKVQEDSESGADEPSWMDTMLNSEQSKLCSQLPSNGDSVVIDLDKPPEEEAPPPPPMYLPNGEAQSPVMRPNPYTEENYLPMSPPKKLSHGSSMLAPASSCSSLSSKHHPTPEPIYPDAFAKTEYEEHTYIEMSGDASSSGASILAPGGHPRFDFSRMALNEHMFPPESPRYYEISDKDECQHYEYIYKGQSHYEAIYMEVPNTEKESTVDNEKPEIPSKPDELKAQLNADRNYASDAGLNSSLNKLDLKSQSNASSDADDEASKDLESLDPPRNPRFSLSDTFRPASYYLSGAEPSSDPDAQDSSDSDLVPPPPIPMSPPPLDDLDTGGPKAKNFDFDNLETPDPPLHLRNALSSSRSLRVGQNNLRDDLNSSRSSIGKEKRIFEKSDSQSSLHVDKLKRRPVFEETLESLHDDDNFILRSEDRYPASAAYPEDCSLPAADKFQRDRRKPFPQCAEDVLLPGDKHEPSARPKSALDHNSSFQGNLDTSYSSNNIENPYVNEAFQQSLIQSSNSYQSVPDGREYCNVPPNAKVFSQPERERSSSTGSRPKSPDPYAERNELSTYQNVPAPKTSLSTTNSPLTTSISVEPTGSPMIDALRGVHSPVLHLQPSHQRTSSEASSRSVVSPTASVVSGGGGVAPIHLRATSNASVGSETSPRSAPYYYSDVIRDDTAAMADSIVGTPRSRSYQLNNQRDLEANKRQDIGRKVNQISSASDFEQRRERLAHELRTSMEFLEGKTVSSPDERNVYDSDTLRKMKRRAYTPDPELDAKNVFPHGLSIKTDSPPLGPPMGHRRTRSLEGLLDDPPRPFLGEPNNVQNPHEVNKTCGGGPSQGSNWANTAAFPSVHPAQIGVRGGAGASFNPGSNASPHAAVTPNRGAFSQLTSQRASVSSLHSSGSLPQRTTSPYAASPLPVSPVPPYQVGSRDSLVSRESSASRFSGYDPRVSQELRSPSNHETLHEEQDWEDDTQWREQLRRASLRHTRSLETLDDGRPRRGGDGASREARPPAKLSVPSNTCQVPPGSNQQRLQQLHWDEYTVDYREGRLCSNQYRNNGALHSETLERTRRGLTCLEGYEWDEAEEKFKKPGQPGRPQQPLPQAPPNSVQHQPFLVDGLPPSPGTEGEEQRHCQVSPAPPPAHAPPSPPPQLQHHFLAGGGEGSDASSGVGGRPPGDFQGREEPPAASPVVCPIPQDAASTQPVPDVIPPHDVKLGESLPRRLDNNPVTSSGPQPSSHTHTHPHPHPHAHHQNYQHHSHPHHQNYQHHPHPHSQNQYHHYKSDDLHKYHDYREQQNYQSNGPYSNCHGGHSYSHGYSENHVSYSSNYKHAQSQPHDYQEGHHQQALPTTVIADYNNTLSSQHSSSGRGTGTYRSGHYDFQDYHNYKNHQQDFKHHPQDYKDYRHADYGTYDKHMRHHDQRLNGRIHSDIHQQQFSDSELTVSKQQQYQQQHQQPALPVAPPGQDTVDVRGLQGLSAGELLGKTHEELVLLLIQLRRHHSALQSARHHSRVERDSQARLAQLDGDHREDHLRRLASLNHHLHDLDKQYEMGKPLINLVDNMVKLGSLYRGGDSRLAAQQDPGQSRYYQTNGFDSLQFSRRIQERRIVAEDLQLQEHELASADQSDLEGKVMQLYKLDKNLHQESLTIQSLQREKEMLERTLVNLQSKSHGANEGPVELERRKKQRRHLEHELSKLRAHLAVSARKLEETAAENSRLEHEMMMLRQKIQMTMARNCQREAVGTTETRHIQSEMVRVQTLLEDLQRRRIELSHQIQKLTSTNPGLEVRPSPTGVAGAAPVPARRRTHSTWLETDLDAMITRDRGLDPPEISPNEYSESPDYIDSDYPPPPPPPEHMHSYNYHLDRLTSFLEHYNSDQIYLHSQSSFEANQRQMLLNGDHDIRSMMTLDRDAADNKPDGEEQQQPTNHMDISDADDRMKRYYGILPKEKPLEIKTVRIVKRESTERRKDRTTGGKRVTIGDSSLTHLLEDDVESDGFSDVENEPPMPSFAARSASLPRNYGRNGPGEKASMMAAMMRTSVGNSGTMTRPSNLALRKSTNWKSKNENPKDRPLSAHEQLFGFSRETEPTPPASPSKSDPPSPVFKSAAAKEIIKEMASEAEKHRRTVPKEKRRHFTISSSRPLTLETRDTGAEEGARSRDDCDMVRALRPRNHPDVVKSTLSTRDLRFNESTIDNILGAPNKIYIPERYMPDEDDEKEPTEEERVHREQKAESIRKMLSETQTTVTTNETKEEKSPNGDVAASSSTLKAKVAAERKEREHLLALNQILARQVMEKSRVVAVRALTMLTKQPSSSDDDLSPMQPLPLVQQRENYLV